From the Patescibacteria group bacterium genome, one window contains:
- the rpmF gene encoding 50S ribosomal protein L32: MSVPKKRRTKSSVGQRRSHHALKPKTLNKCPKCGKALLPHRACGFCGFYNGREVLKIKSKIKKEKK; encoded by the coding sequence ATGTCCGTACCAAAAAAGAGACGAACTAAAAGTTCGGTTGGCCAAAGAAGATCCCATCACGCTTTAAAGCCGAAAACTTTAAACAAATGCCCCAAGTGCGGCAAAGCGCTTTTGCCCCATCGCGCCTGCGGCTTTTGCGGTTTTTATAACGGCCGTGAAGTTTTAAAGATTAAAAGCAAAATTAAAAAAGAGAAGAAATAA
- a CDS encoding ABC transporter permease: MRVTDTLSLSTRMFKTRPMRTFLTILGVSVGIGTVLFLVSLGYGLQNVILNRITTADSLLSLDVSPGTSGLISLDQESVNKISQIKEVVEISPVANLSAQMSLNNFTGDSLVYAVDPSFFRLSGVTPQYGEVFDKENGCEAVISSAGAQLFNLAPNEIIGKKIALSLFLTKISEEGFEEVEVVEREEKYTIKGVVEDEDTSYIYIPNRTISDLAIGKYDLLKVKVSQNEYMENIRNEIINSGFLVSSLSDTIEQANKIFKIIQIILSLFGLVALVVSAIGMFNTMTIALLERINEIGIMRSIGLTKKDIKRLFLFESIIMGFLGGIGGIIVGYLGGEIANLGINALAKNFGGQAFDLFYRPLWFMVVIVVFSTVIGFLTGVYPSKRAARLNPLEALRYK, from the coding sequence ATGCGCGTTACAGACACATTATCATTATCAACCAGAATGTTTAAAACCAGGCCGATGAGGACCTTTTTGACTATCCTGGGAGTAAGCGTCGGCATCGGCACGGTGTTGTTTTTGGTATCCCTGGGCTATGGCTTGCAGAATGTCATTTTAAACCGGATTACCACGGCCGATTCATTATTGAGCCTGGATGTCAGCCCCGGAACATCGGGTTTGATAAGCTTGGACCAAGAAAGCGTAAATAAAATTTCCCAAATCAAAGAAGTGGTTGAAATCAGTCCGGTGGCGAACTTGTCGGCGCAGATGTCATTGAATAATTTTACCGGAGACAGCTTGGTTTACGCCGTTGATCCTTCTTTTTTTCGCTTAAGCGGCGTTACTCCCCAATACGGCGAAGTTTTTGATAAAGAAAATGGCTGCGAAGCGGTTATTTCTTCAGCCGGGGCCCAGCTGTTCAACTTGGCTCCCAATGAAATTATCGGCAAGAAAATCGCGCTGTCGCTGTTTTTAACCAAGATATCGGAAGAAGGATTTGAAGAAGTGGAAGTTGTTGAGCGCGAAGAAAAATACACAATCAAAGGAGTGGTTGAAGATGAAGACACAAGCTATATCTACATTCCCAACCGGACAATCAGCGATCTGGCGATTGGCAAGTATGATTTGCTGAAAGTTAAAGTTTCGCAAAATGAATATATGGAAAATATCAGAAATGAGATTATTAATTCGGGATTTTTAGTTTCTTCTTTATCGGACACCATTGAGCAAGCCAATAAGATTTTTAAAATAATACAAATAATTTTATCCTTATTCGGCTTAGTCGCCTTGGTTGTTTCGGCAATCGGCATGTTTAACACCATGACCATCGCGCTGCTTGAGAGAATCAATGAAATCGGCATTATGCGCTCAATCGGTTTGACCAAAAAGGATATTAAGCGGTTATTTTTATTTGAGTCGATTATAATGGGTTTTTTAGGCGGCATCGGCGGAATTATTGTCGGTTATTTGGGCGGCGAGATCGCCAATCTTGGCATTAACGCGCTGGCTAAAAATTTTGGCGGCCAGGCCTTTGATTTGTTTTATCGTCCGCTTTGGTTTATGGTTGTTATCGTGGTTTTTTCAACAGTAATCGGTTTTTTGACCGGCGTTTATCCTTCAAAAAGAGCGGCCCGGCTTAATCCTCTGGAAGCGCTAAGGTATAAGTAA
- the nusB gene encoding transcription antitermination factor NusB yields MSNRHLARTIAMQTLFCWDFNGKQENDLTDIINRNFIQFAPIFNDHGFVEKIIKEVIKNLPEIDKYITKYATEWPLEQITVVDRNILRIGVYELVFSKDIPAKVAINEAIEIAKTFGGESSGKFVNGVLGAIYKDMEKK; encoded by the coding sequence ATGTCCAATAGACACTTGGCTCGAACGATCGCGATGCAAACTTTGTTTTGTTGGGATTTTAACGGCAAACAGGAAAATGATTTAACGGATATTATCAATCGGAATTTCATCCAATTCGCTCCCATATTTAACGACCACGGCTTTGTTGAAAAAATAATTAAAGAGGTGATTAAAAATTTGCCTGAAATTGACAAGTACATCACCAAATACGCCACGGAATGGCCGTTGGAGCAAATTACCGTAGTTGACCGCAATATTTTGCGCATCGGCGTTTATGAATTGGTTTTTAGCAAAGACATACCGGCTAAAGTCGCCATTAACGAAGCCATTGAAATCGCCAAGACTTTTGGCGGGGAGTCGTCGGGCAAGTTTGTCAACGGGGTTTTGGGGGCGATTTATAAGGATATGGAGAAAAAGTAG
- a CDS encoding ABC transporter ATP-binding protein, giving the protein MPVKPIINIKKLNVVYGLGKSNEFYALKNINLEIYPGEFVIFFGPSGCGKSTLLYSIAGLETNIQGDIYVDDKNLSNLSDKEIESIHQMKIGMIFQAYYLISSLSVFKNVILPQIAIGADSAERAGKAMKLLEHFGVKEQADKPPADLSGGQQQRVAICRALINDPDILLADEPVGNLDSKSSEDVLNLLKNYNEKHKKTVVLVTHNPAHLNYAHRVFYMKDGIIIDTKANQPINQELNKNKEEQVTLSKELELLARTYSNISSNQLGNLLIPFKAKQIVSEALIDMTAEEIGQIEKKTEELLIRGISDSGLIAKFFDADINKGGLGMNKNTAIKLADKIKSIIKEIKLLEAEEEKIRLKQITENDEASQLRRYLLDTFNISLADQNSLNTMNSAIRNRIENKIDREIFQKTLDMPIAKGGVGLDKRSARKLAKRLELLILGKYK; this is encoded by the coding sequence ATGCCGGTAAAGCCGATAATAAATATTAAAAAATTGAATGTGGTATACGGCTTGGGCAAAAGCAATGAGTTTTACGCGTTGAAAAATATAAATTTGGAAATATATCCGGGCGAGTTTGTCATATTTTTCGGCCCCTCGGGTTGCGGGAAGTCAACTTTGCTTTATTCTATCGCGGGATTGGAAACGAACATCCAAGGCGATATTTACGTGGACGATAAAAATTTGTCAAATCTTTCCGATAAAGAAATAGAATCGATCCACCAAATGAAAATTGGCATGATTTTTCAGGCCTATTATTTGATTTCTTCATTGTCTGTTTTTAAAAATGTTATTTTACCCCAGATCGCGATAGGCGCTGATAGCGCGGAAAGAGCGGGAAAAGCGATGAAATTGCTGGAACATTTCGGCGTCAAAGAGCAGGCGGACAAACCGCCGGCCGATTTATCAGGCGGGCAGCAGCAAAGAGTGGCGATCTGCAGAGCTTTAATCAATGATCCGGACATATTATTGGCTGACGAGCCGGTGGGCAATTTGGATTCAAAATCATCCGAAGACGTGTTAAATTTGTTAAAAAATTATAATGAGAAACATAAAAAAACCGTTGTTCTTGTTACTCATAATCCGGCGCACTTGAATTACGCCCATAGGGTTTTTTATATGAAAGATGGAATAATTATTGATACGAAAGCAAACCAGCCGATTAACCAAGAGCTTAATAAAAATAAAGAGGAGCAAGTTACGCTTTCCAAAGAATTGGAATTGCTGGCGAGGACGTACTCAAACATCAGCTCAAATCAATTAGGCAATTTGCTCATTCCTTTTAAAGCCAAACAAATCGTGTCCGAGGCCTTGATTGATATGACAGCGGAAGAGATTGGACAAATTGAGAAAAAAACCGAAGAATTGCTGATTAGAGGAATCAGCGACAGCGGCTTAATAGCGAAATTTTTTGACGCCGATATCAATAAAGGCGGTTTGGGTATGAATAAAAATACCGCGATTAAATTGGCCGATAAAATAAAAAGCATAATAAAAGAAATAAAATTATTGGAAGCCGAAGAAGAAAAAATAAGATTGAAGCAGATTACTGAAAACGACGAGGCAAGCCAGCTGAGGCGCTATCTGCTTGACACTTTTAACATCAGTCTGGCTGATCAAAATTCTTTGAACACGATGAATTCCGCTATCAGAAATAGAATTGAAAATAAAATTGATCGTGAAATATTCCAAAAAACATTGGATATGCCTATTGCCAAAGGCGGGGTTGGATTGGACAAGAGGAGCGCGAGAAAACTGGCTAAAAGGCTGGAATTATTAATATTAGGCAAATATAAATAA
- a CDS encoding type IV pilus twitching motility protein PilT produces MNIKELFSAAVKKEASDLHLVVGLPPVLRIDGELVYIESEKPIAQKAMEQMIFSILTEDQKQRFISERELDISYELEDKSRFRVNLLYEKNNIGLVARVINDKMPTLEDIGMPEIVYQLLGLKQGLILITGPTGCGKSTTLAAMVNYINNNRCCHIITLEDPIEYLFKPKKSVIIQRQLGSDIQTFANGLKHVLRQDPDVVMVGEMRDLETVATTITLAETGHLVLATLHTYSAAQTVDRIIDIFPSHQQNQVRLQLSMVLASVISQRLLPKIKGGRIAAREILLNTSAVANLIRENKIAQIRTVIETSIKEGMVSMDQDLKRLYDNEMINKEVAQAQMENPELLEKVKK; encoded by the coding sequence ATGAATATTAAAGAACTTTTTAGCGCCGCAGTCAAAAAAGAAGCTTCAGACCTCCATTTAGTCGTGGGGCTGCCTCCGGTGCTGCGCATTGACGGCGAATTGGTTTATATAGAGAGCGAAAAACCGATAGCGCAAAAAGCGATGGAGCAAATGATTTTTTCAATATTAACAGAGGATCAAAAACAAAGATTTATTTCCGAGAGAGAGCTTGATATTAGCTATGAATTAGAAGATAAGTCAAGATTCAGAGTTAATTTGCTTTATGAAAAAAATAATATCGGCTTAGTCGCAAGGGTCATTAACGATAAAATGCCTACGTTAGAAGATATCGGAATGCCTGAAATAGTTTATCAATTGTTAGGCCTTAAGCAAGGGCTTATCCTTATCACGGGGCCTACCGGCTGCGGCAAGTCAACGACTCTTGCCGCTATGGTTAATTATATTAACAATAATCGCTGCTGCCACATCATCACTCTTGAAGATCCGATTGAATATTTATTTAAACCGAAGAAGAGCGTTATTATACAGCGCCAATTAGGAAGTGATATTCAAACATTTGCTAACGGCTTAAAACATGTTTTAAGGCAGGACCCTGACGTGGTTATGGTCGGGGAAATGCGCGATTTGGAAACCGTTGCCACGACCATAACTTTAGCCGAGACCGGGCATTTGGTTTTAGCGACTTTGCATACTTACAGCGCGGCCCAAACCGTTGACCGCATTATTGACATATTCCCGTCGCATCAGCAGAATCAAGTTCGTTTGCAACTGTCTATGGTTTTAGCCAGCGTGATATCCCAGCGCTTATTGCCTAAAATAAAAGGCGGACGCATAGCCGCCCGCGAAATATTGCTTAACACATCGGCGGTCGCTAATTTAATCCGGGAAAATAAAATAGCCCAGATTAGAACCGTAATTGAAACAAGCATTAAGGAAGGAATGGTTAGCATGGACCAGGATTTAAAAAGATTATATGACAATGAGATGATTAACAAGGAGGTCGCGCAGGCCCAGATGGAAAATCCCGAGTTATTGGAGAAAGTTAAAAAATAA
- the rnc gene encoding ribonuclease III yields MRDFSKFEKRLGVKFKNQDLLVKAVVHRSYLNEHPNFKLGHNERLEFLGDAVLEIIVTEYLFYHFPDTQEGDLTNWRASLVNSKMLAEVANELGLEDYIYLSKGEAKDKNSKARQYILANAVEALIGAIYLDQGTRSAKKFIKNEILSKFDYILSHQLYIDPKSKFQEKAQEIFGTTPHYKVLSESGPDHDKIFEIGLFLGEELVARGKGSSKQEAQVDAASKGLKKKNW; encoded by the coding sequence ATGAGAGATTTTTCTAAGTTTGAAAAGCGGCTTGGCGTTAAATTTAAAAATCAAGATTTGCTCGTTAAAGCCGTGGTGCATCGCTCTTATTTGAATGAACATCCTAATTTTAAACTTGGCCACAATGAACGTTTGGAATTCTTGGGCGACGCTGTTTTGGAAATAATTGTTACCGAATATTTATTTTATCATTTTCCCGACACCCAGGAAGGCGATTTGACAAACTGGAGAGCGAGTTTGGTTAACTCTAAGATGCTGGCCGAGGTGGCGAACGAATTAGGATTGGAAGATTATATTTATTTATCAAAGGGGGAGGCAAAGGATAAAAATTCAAAAGCGCGCCAATATATTTTAGCCAACGCGGTTGAGGCCCTGATAGGCGCGATTTATTTGGATCAGGGCACGCGCTCCGCCAAAAAGTTCATTAAGAATGAAATATTGTCTAAGTTTGATTATATTTTATCCCATCAGCTTTATATTGATCCGAAATCAAAGTTTCAGGAAAAGGCGCAGGAGATATTCGGCACCACGCCTCATTATAAAGTTTTATCCGAGAGCGGCCCCGACCACGATAAGATTTTTGAAATCGGCTTATTTTTGGGCGAAGAATTGGTTGCCCGGGGCAAGGGCTCTTCCAAACAGGAGGCGCAAGTTGACGCGGCAAGCAAGGGTTTGAAGAAAAAAAATTGGTAA